One window of the Salvia splendens isolate huo1 unplaced genomic scaffold, SspV2 ctg621, whole genome shotgun sequence genome contains the following:
- the LOC121790789 gene encoding zinc finger protein ZAT10-like produces the protein MALTTGAAPPLSHSRSFDDVSEWPKSKRSKRLLSSREQSQDEYLAFCLVMLARGAAGSVSYKCSVCGRAFPSYQALGGHKASHRAKAPAATAEEINSSAAAGLSPSGRRHECSVCHKIFPSGQALGGHKRRHYEGVIGGSATRSRATAVVRDLDLNSLPSGEEV, from the coding sequence ATGGCTCTCACCACCGGCGCGGCACCGCCGCTCAGCCACTCCCGCAGCTTCGACGACGTCTCCGAATGGCCGAAATCCAAGCGCTCCAAGCGCCTCCTCTCCAGCCGCGAACAATCCCAAGACGAATATCTCGCCTTCTGCCTCGTCATGCTCGCCCGCGGCGCCGCCGGCTCGGTTTCGTACAAGTGTAGTGTGTGCGGCAGGGCTTTCCCTTCGTACCAAGCGCTCGGCGGCCACAAGGCCAGCCACCGCGCCAAGGCTCCGGCGGCGACGGCGGAAGAGATCAATAGCTCCGCCGCCGCGGGGCTGAGCCCTAGCGGGCGGCGCCACGAGTGCTCAGTCTGCCATAAAATTTTCCCGTCGGGGCAGGCTCTCGGTGGACACAAGCGGAGGCACTATGAAGGCGTGATCGGCGGCAGTGCCACCAGGAGCCGCGCCACCGCTGTCGTCCGGGATCTCGACTTGAACAGTCTGCCGTCGGGTGAAGAAGTGTAG